One segment of Fibrobacter sp. UWR3 DNA contains the following:
- a CDS encoding patatin family protein: MTMYRNAALVLEGGGMRGAYLSGVLDVMHDNGLKFGGYAGTSAGATHLCSYLSEQRERNRRIDVVHSASKRYMGWGNLIRTGEFFEVDYCYRQIPYVIDPFDFEKFRENATESEFYAAASNLETGEAAYLLTRDLDTPEGMDRIRASASLPLMSHIVNVDGMKLLDGGVADSIPFEIMAKKGFEKLIVIVTQPEGYVKKPNSLVPLFKIIYRKYPKFIEAVRTRHIRYNECLKTLDEWCNRGTAFRIRPSESFDISRLEKDKSKLARLYDLGVKDMTALMPKLLNFLESK; this comes from the coding sequence ATGACGATGTACAGGAATGCGGCCCTCGTGCTTGAAGGCGGCGGAATGCGTGGCGCCTACCTTTCGGGCGTGCTCGACGTGATGCACGATAACGGGCTCAAGTTCGGTGGCTATGCTGGGACGTCCGCGGGTGCCACGCACCTTTGCAGCTACCTTTCGGAACAGCGCGAAAGAAACAGGCGCATCGATGTCGTCCATTCGGCGAGCAAGCGCTACATGGGCTGGGGGAACCTCATCCGCACTGGCGAATTCTTTGAGGTCGATTACTGCTACAGGCAGATTCCCTACGTTATTGACCCGTTCGATTTCGAGAAGTTCCGCGAGAATGCGACCGAGTCCGAGTTCTATGCGGCGGCATCGAACCTGGAAACGGGCGAGGCGGCTTACCTGCTGACCCGCGACCTCGACACGCCCGAAGGCATGGACAGGATCCGTGCGTCGGCATCGCTCCCGCTGATGAGCCACATCGTAAATGTCGATGGCATGAAGCTCTTGGATGGCGGTGTCGCCGACAGCATCCCGTTCGAAATCATGGCGAAGAAGGGATTTGAAAAGCTGATCGTCATCGTGACGCAGCCCGAGGGTTACGTGAAGAAACCGAACTCGCTTGTTCCTTTGTTCAAAATCATCTACCGCAAGTACCCGAAGTTTATCGAGGCGGTAAGGACGCGCCACATACGCTATAACGAGTGCCTGAAAACGCTCGATGAATGGTGCAATCGCGGGACTGCGTTCCGTATCCGCCCGAGCGAAAGTTTCGATATCTCGCGCCTCGAGAAGGACAAGTCCAAGCTCGCGCGCCTCTACGATTTGGGCGTGAAGGACATGACCGCCCTCATGCCAAAGCTGTTGAAT